One Bartonella tribocorum CIP 105476 genomic window carries:
- a CDS encoding DEAD/DEAH box helicase yields the protein MLQSVKYDNEHVTLRSLLEYYRQQAQSPRELGTMFENLVKVYLAEDPLQCQEYEKVQTYLEWAQEHDEDGTDIGIDLVATIRDEGGYAAIQCKCYDASHIIKKEDIDSFIAASGKKIFTRRILVDSTETDWSDNVELTCEGQEVRIQRINLFDLESSQIDWGAYKEQGQAVLKEKPKKKLLDHQKEALEKVCEGLQEADRGKLIMACGTGKTFTSLKIAETIAGQGKRVLFLVPSLALISQTIREWTEDTEVPLRSFAVCSDTQVGKRRKNKNDDEAGLDASDLVLPATTDAKELARKANKTSLDVMTVVFSTYHSIQVISDAQKKYDLPEFDLIICDEAHRTTGAVLGTDKRESEFIKVHDNSIIFGKKRLYMTATPKIFTDKLKKKADASDAVLASMDDEKLYGKNLYTYTFSKALKDKLLTPYKVIVLAVDEAIINATIQKRLKDKNSELILDDTTKIIGCYKALSQIEKKEEDGIKPMRRSLAFCKNIKTSQLVSELFNDAIDEYHKFVPESKTSLIFDVKHIDGSFNGKNRNKLLDWLKEDTDENNCRVLTNVRCLSEGVDVPALDAVMFLHPRKSHVDVIQAVGRVMRRAEGKTTGYIILPVGIPFNIPPQQALENNTKYDVIWQVLNALRAHDDNFKNKIKALELDQNVRHVFEIVGVTFDPALQAMTAVVDELSFHTKSEGAGLHIGSVASENSHSYEGQKEFEFYVDELSRAIKPIIVKKCGEPNQWEKWAGNVAAIAQNHIIRLKSILADKKSEAYRAFHAFHKELKNGLNDSIEQEDALEMLAQHLVTRPIFESLFDGNEFVSKNAISQAMEKILSELDKMNIKDEAKDLEKFYQSVKDDTEEIIETRAKQNLIIKLYEDFFTKAFKKTTDKLGIVYTPIEIVDFILHSVNDVLEQEFGQSLSSRGVSILDPFTGTGTFITRLLQSGLIKPEDMEYKFRNEIKANEIVLLAYYIAAINIESTYHSLMKGDYIPFEGICLTDTFLMLEEKDFFTRYMFENSERCKKQQEADIQVIVGNPPYSVGQKNANDNNPNVRYDTLNDSIYKQYITRSSEKMNRNKLYDSYIRAIRWASNRLSSQGGIVAYISGNGWIDKISADGMRSCLENEYSSIYIVNLRGDIRKNRLSNRMAKEGQNVFGSGCQNGISITLFVRNPKKQQPCKIFYHDIGDNLSTKEKLKQLREFKSIKGITHSKQFIEITPNEKHDWIKPRDVNFYQFMPMGDRNTSIDTKLFEEVSLGMRTARDSWVCNFSTDALSTSVQKTIDFFNEQRRLVAENPSISMKKIIDYDTTKISWTDALISKLKRSIEATFESHLKALILYRPFMTLWHYTSPFLNEGLGHTHQFFNSNILGNLGICVSGIGNRSGFSCLMTNKPISFDTLEKTRCYPLLLYSDEKKHHNQSLFAASVKKKVRDGITDAGLAHFKAAYPNENITKEDIFYYVYGILHSEDYRARYADNLSKELPRIPCVKSADDFWKFVTAGRELGHLHVNYESIEPYPVTFKKGNPKVTEISNPEKFYYVTEMKFAKAAKEKGKSEKDKSTVFYNSNITMTDIPLEAYEYIVNGKPALEWVMGRQCVKTDKKSGIVNDANRYAVETVGNPAYPLELFQRVITVSLETIKIVKNLPKLEIRETE from the coding sequence ATGCTGCAATCTGTTAAATATGATAATGAACATGTCACTTTACGCTCTCTGTTGGAATATTATCGTCAACAGGCTCAATCACCCCGTGAATTAGGAACCATGTTTGAAAACCTTGTAAAGGTTTATTTAGCTGAAGACCCTCTTCAATGCCAAGAATACGAAAAGGTTCAAACTTATTTGGAATGGGCGCAAGAACATGATGAAGATGGAACGGATATTGGGATTGATCTGGTCGCTACAATCCGTGATGAAGGGGGTTATGCGGCTATTCAATGTAAATGCTATGATGCCTCTCACATAATAAAAAAAGAAGATATTGATAGTTTTATTGCTGCCTCGGGCAAAAAGATCTTTACCCGTCGCATACTGGTTGATAGCACCGAAACAGATTGGAGTGACAATGTTGAACTGACTTGTGAAGGACAAGAGGTTCGTATTCAACGGATTAATCTATTTGATTTGGAAAGCAGTCAAATCGATTGGGGGGCTTATAAAGAACAAGGACAAGCTGTCCTTAAAGAGAAACCGAAGAAAAAGCTTTTAGATCATCAAAAAGAAGCCCTTGAGAAAGTCTGTGAAGGTTTACAAGAAGCAGACCGTGGCAAACTCATTATGGCATGTGGAACGGGAAAGACTTTCACCAGTTTGAAGATAGCAGAAACCATAGCAGGTCAAGGCAAACGTGTTTTATTTTTGGTACCCTCCCTTGCTCTTATCTCTCAAACAATTCGTGAATGGACAGAAGATACAGAAGTGCCTTTGCGTTCCTTTGCTGTGTGTTCGGATACACAAGTAGGTAAGCGTCGTAAGAATAAAAATGATGATGAAGCTGGTCTCGATGCATCAGACCTTGTTTTACCGGCTACGACCGATGCCAAAGAGCTTGCGCGTAAAGCCAATAAAACTTCTCTTGATGTAATGACTGTGGTCTTTTCTACTTACCATTCAATCCAAGTGATTTCGGATGCGCAAAAAAAGTATGATTTACCCGAATTTGATCTGATCATCTGTGATGAAGCACACCGTACCACTGGAGCTGTGTTAGGAACAGACAAGCGTGAATCTGAATTTATCAAGGTTCACGATAACAGTATCATTTTTGGCAAAAAACGTCTGTACATGACGGCAACCCCTAAGATCTTTACCGACAAGTTGAAAAAGAAGGCTGACGCATCTGATGCTGTTCTGGCGTCCATGGATGATGAAAAGCTCTATGGAAAAAATCTTTACACGTATACTTTTTCAAAAGCTCTAAAAGATAAACTTTTAACACCCTATAAAGTTATCGTCTTGGCTGTTGATGAAGCAATTATTAACGCAACGATTCAGAAACGCCTTAAAGATAAAAATTCCGAACTTATCCTTGATGATACAACCAAAATCATTGGCTGCTACAAAGCACTTTCCCAAATAGAAAAGAAAGAAGAAGATGGCATAAAACCTATGCGTCGTTCTCTGGCTTTTTGTAAAAATATCAAAACGTCTCAACTCGTTAGCGAACTATTCAATGACGCCATTGATGAATATCATAAATTTGTTCCAGAAAGTAAGACTTCTCTTATCTTTGATGTTAAGCACATTGATGGCTCTTTTAATGGCAAAAATCGTAATAAATTACTTGATTGGCTTAAAGAAGATACAGATGAGAATAACTGCCGTGTGTTAACCAATGTCCGCTGTCTCTCTGAAGGCGTCGATGTCCCTGCTCTTGATGCGGTTATGTTTTTACACCCGCGTAAAAGTCATGTGGATGTGATACAGGCGGTGGGGCGCGTGATGCGTCGCGCAGAAGGTAAAACAACAGGCTATATTATTTTACCCGTTGGTATTCCCTTTAATATTCCACCACAACAGGCTTTAGAAAACAATACAAAGTATGATGTCATCTGGCAAGTTCTCAATGCTTTGCGTGCTCATGATGACAACTTTAAAAACAAAATAAAAGCCTTAGAGCTAGACCAAAATGTTCGTCATGTGTTTGAGATTGTAGGAGTCACTTTTGACCCTGCTTTACAAGCAATGACCGCAGTTGTTGACGAACTCTCTTTCCACACGAAATCGGAAGGTGCTGGGCTTCATATTGGTTCAGTAGCAAGTGAAAATTCTCATAGCTATGAAGGACAAAAAGAATTCGAGTTTTATGTTGATGAATTATCGCGTGCTATTAAGCCCATCATTGTCAAAAAATGTGGGGAGCCTAATCAGTGGGAAAAATGGGCTGGCAATGTGGCTGCAATTGCACAAAATCATATTATCCGTCTTAAAAGCATACTCGCTGATAAAAAGAGTGAAGCTTATCGCGCCTTTCATGCCTTTCATAAAGAATTAAAGAACGGTTTAAATGACAGTATCGAACAAGAGGATGCACTCGAGATGTTGGCGCAACACCTTGTGACACGACCTATTTTTGAATCCTTGTTTGATGGAAATGAGTTTGTGAGTAAAAACGCCATCTCGCAAGCGATGGAAAAGATCTTATCTGAACTTGATAAGATGAATATTAAAGACGAAGCCAAAGATCTTGAAAAGTTTTATCAAAGTGTAAAGGATGATACAGAGGAGATTATTGAGACGCGAGCAAAACAGAATCTTATTATCAAACTTTACGAAGATTTTTTTACCAAGGCATTCAAAAAGACAACAGATAAGCTTGGGATTGTTTATACGCCTATTGAAATAGTTGATTTTATCTTACATTCCGTCAATGATGTTTTAGAGCAAGAGTTTGGACAAAGCTTAAGTTCTCGAGGCGTCTCTATTCTTGACCCTTTTACAGGTACAGGAACCTTTATTACAAGGCTTTTACAATCTGGACTGATAAAACCAGAGGATATGGAATATAAGTTCCGAAATGAAATCAAAGCCAACGAGATTGTTCTCCTAGCCTATTACATAGCAGCCATTAACATTGAATCGACTTATCATAGTCTTATGAAAGGAGATTATATACCCTTTGAAGGAATTTGTTTAACTGATACGTTTCTGATGTTAGAGGAAAAAGATTTTTTTACACGCTATATGTTTGAGAATTCAGAGCGGTGTAAAAAACAGCAGGAAGCAGATATCCAAGTTATTGTTGGCAACCCTCCTTATTCCGTAGGGCAAAAAAATGCCAATGATAATAATCCAAATGTGCGTTATGATACGCTTAATGATAGTATCTATAAACAATATATAACGAGATCATCAGAAAAAATGAATCGAAATAAGCTTTATGATAGCTATATTCGAGCAATTAGGTGGGCAAGTAATCGCTTAAGTTCACAAGGAGGTATTGTCGCTTATATTTCTGGGAATGGATGGATAGATAAAATCTCTGCGGATGGTATGCGTAGTTGTTTAGAAAATGAATATTCCTCTATTTATATCGTTAATCTTCGTGGAGATATTCGAAAAAACAGATTATCGAACAGAATGGCAAAAGAAGGACAAAACGTCTTTGGCTCTGGATGTCAAAATGGAATATCAATAACTCTTTTTGTACGTAATCCAAAAAAACAACAGCCTTGTAAGATTTTCTATCATGATATTGGGGATAACCTTTCTACAAAGGAAAAATTAAAACAATTGCGTGAATTTAAGAGTATAAAAGGAATAACACACTCCAAACAATTTATTGAAATTACTCCTAATGAAAAGCATGACTGGATAAAACCAAGAGATGTCAATTTTTATCAATTTATGCCTATGGGAGATAGGAATACGTCGATAGATACTAAGCTTTTTGAGGAAGTGTCGCTTGGTATGAGAACAGCAAGAGATTCTTGGGTTTGTAATTTTTCAACAGATGCACTAAGTACATCTGTGCAAAAGACAATTGATTTTTTTAATGAACAAAGGCGTCTCGTTGCTGAAAATCCGTCTATATCTATGAAAAAAATCATTGATTATGATACTACAAAAATCAGTTGGACGGATGCTCTTATCTCCAAATTAAAACGGAGCATAGAAGCAACATTTGAATCTCATCTAAAAGCTCTCATTCTTTATCGCCCGTTTATGACACTATGGCATTATACATCACCATTCTTAAATGAAGGTCTAGGACACACGCATCAATTTTTTAACTCAAATATTCTTGGCAACCTTGGAATTTGTGTTTCTGGAATAGGAAATCGATCAGGATTTTCTTGTCTTATGACAAATAAGCCAATCAGTTTTGATACATTGGAAAAAACGAGATGCTATCCACTTTTATTATATTCTGATGAAAAAAAACATCATAACCAGAGTTTATTTGCTGCAAGTGTAAAAAAGAAAGTTCGTGATGGCATTACAGATGCGGGATTAGCACATTTTAAAGCCGCTTATCCTAATGAGAATATAACAAAAGAAGATATCTTTTATTATGTTTATGGAATTTTGCATTCGGAAGATTATCGTGCCCGTTATGCTGATAACCTCTCTAAAGAATTGCCTCGTATCCCGTGTGTAAAGAGTGCTGATGATTTTTGGAAATTTGTAACAGCAGGGCGTGAATTGGGTCATTTGCATGTGAATTACGAAAGCATAGAGCCTTACCCCGTGACCTTTAAAAAAGGCAATCCAAAAGTTACAGAGATCTCTAATCCCGAAAAATTCTATTATGTAACTGAAATGAAATTCGCAAAAGCAGCTAAAGAGAAAGGAAAATCCGAAAAGGATAAATCAACTGTTTTTTACAATAGCAATATTACCATGACAGATATCCCTCTTGAAGCTTATGAGTATATCGTCAATGGCAAGCCTGCTCTTGAATGGGTTATGGGGCGTCAATGTGTAAAAACAGATAAAAAGAGTGGCATTGTTAATGATGCCAATCGTTATGCTGTTGAAACCGTTGGCAACCCCGCCTACCCTCTAGAGTTATTTCAAAGGGTTATTACGGTAAGTTTAGAGACAATCAAAATTGTTAAGAATTTACCAAAATTAGAAATTAGAGAAACTGAATAA